Proteins co-encoded in one Manis pentadactyla isolate mManPen7 chromosome 17, mManPen7.hap1, whole genome shotgun sequence genomic window:
- the SLC25A30 gene encoding kidney mitochondrial carrier protein 1 isoform X2, producing the protein MSALNWKPFVYGGLASITAECGTFPIDLTKTRLQIQGQTNDANFKEIKYRGMLHALLRIGREEGLKALYSGIAPAMLRQASYGTIKIGTYQSLKRLFVERPEDETLLINVVCGILSGVISSAIANPTDVLKIRMQAQSGNIQGGMIGNFINIYQQEGTRGLWKGVSLTAQRAAIVVGVELPVYDFTKKHLILSGLMEDTVYTHLLSSFTCGLAGALASNPVDVVRTRMMNQRVLRDGRCSGYTGTLDCLLQTWKNEGCFALYKGFWPNWLRLGPWNIIFFVTYEQLKKLDL; encoded by the exons ATGTCGGCCCTCAACTGGAAGCCCTTTGTGTATGGAGGGCTAGCCTCCATCACGGCAGAATGCG gtaCATTTCCAATTGACTTAACCAAGACACGGCTCCAGATTCAAGGCCAGACAAATGATGCaaactttaaagaaattaagtatCGTGGAATGTTGCATGCGTTACTGAGGATAGGCAGAGAGGAAGGGTTGAAAGCACTGTATTCGGG GATTGCCCCTGCGATGTTGCGCCAGGCTTCCTATGGCACCATCAAGATAGGCACTTACCAGAGCTTGAAGCGTTTATTTGTTGAACGCCCGGAAG atgaaacCCTACTGATAAATGTAGTATGTGGAATCCTCTCTGGAGTCATATCCTCAGCCATTGCTAATCCAACTGATGTTTTGAAA ATACGGATGCAAGCGCAAAGTGGCAACATTCAAGGAGGAATGATAGGCAACTTCATTAACATTTACCAGCAAGAGGGAACACGAGGACTGTGGAAG GGTGTGTCCCTTACTGCTCAGAGGGCTGCTATCGTCGTTGGCGTGGAGCTACCTGTCTATGACTTCACCAAGAAGCATCTGATTCTCTCAGGCCTGATGGAAGACACTGTCTACACCCACTTGCT TTCAAGCTTTACCTGTGGTCTGGCTGGGGCGCTTGCCTCCAACCCTGTGGATGTTGTGAGAACACGTATGATGAATCAGCGAGTCCTTCGAGATGGCAGATGCTCTGGCTACACAGGTACCCTGGATTGCTTGTTACAG acgTGGAAGAATGAAGGTTGTTTTGCTCTCTATAAAGGGTTTTGGCCCAATTGGTTGAGGCTTGGTCCTTGGAATATCATT TTCTTTGTGACATATGAGCAGTTGAAGAAATTGGATTTATGA
- the SLC25A30 gene encoding kidney mitochondrial carrier protein 1 isoform X3, producing the protein MRIAPAMLRQASYGTIKIGTYQSLKRLFVERPEDETLLINVVCGILSGVISSAIANPTDVLKIRMQAQSGNIQGGMIGNFINIYQQEGTRGLWKGVSLTAQRAAIVVGVELPVYDFTKKHLILSGLMEDTVYTHLLSSFTCGLAGALASNPVDVVRTRMMNQRVLRDGRCSGYTGTLDCLLQTWKNEGCFALYKGFWPNWLRLGPWNIIFFVTYEQLKKLDL; encoded by the exons ATGCG GATTGCCCCTGCGATGTTGCGCCAGGCTTCCTATGGCACCATCAAGATAGGCACTTACCAGAGCTTGAAGCGTTTATTTGTTGAACGCCCGGAAG atgaaacCCTACTGATAAATGTAGTATGTGGAATCCTCTCTGGAGTCATATCCTCAGCCATTGCTAATCCAACTGATGTTTTGAAA ATACGGATGCAAGCGCAAAGTGGCAACATTCAAGGAGGAATGATAGGCAACTTCATTAACATTTACCAGCAAGAGGGAACACGAGGACTGTGGAAG GGTGTGTCCCTTACTGCTCAGAGGGCTGCTATCGTCGTTGGCGTGGAGCTACCTGTCTATGACTTCACCAAGAAGCATCTGATTCTCTCAGGCCTGATGGAAGACACTGTCTACACCCACTTGCT TTCAAGCTTTACCTGTGGTCTGGCTGGGGCGCTTGCCTCCAACCCTGTGGATGTTGTGAGAACACGTATGATGAATCAGCGAGTCCTTCGAGATGGCAGATGCTCTGGCTACACAGGTACCCTGGATTGCTTGTTACAG acgTGGAAGAATGAAGGTTGTTTTGCTCTCTATAAAGGGTTTTGGCCCAATTGGTTGAGGCTTGGTCCTTGGAATATCATT TTCTTTGTGACATATGAGCAGTTGAAGAAATTGGATTTATGA